In Nostoc sp. CENA543, a single genomic region encodes these proteins:
- the cysS gene encoding cysteine--tRNA ligase, whose protein sequence is MTLTIYNTLTRRQEPFETVEPGKVKMYCCGVTVYDYCHLGHARSYIVWDTIRRYLIWRGFAVAYIQNFTDIDDKILNRAKEQGSTMEAVSNRFIDAYFEDIRRLNVMDADEYPRVTEHIPEIHQLIQILEEKGLAYAVGGDVYYRVEKFPAYGKLSGRELEQMQAGASGRLDAEESEAKKQHPFDFALWKGAKPGEPAWSSPWGEGRPGWHIECSAMIRSRLGETIDIHGGGGDLIFPHHENEIAQSEAAINKPLARYWTHNGMVMVNGQKMSKSLGNFITIRELLDGTGNWHGEPVNAMAVRLFVLQAHYRKPLDFTEEAIATAENSWKTLKEGLLFGSQYGEQLGWGEQAGEQGSRGAGGNLMIPELVTRFQELGDDDFNFSGGLAVLFELAKELRREGNILVHEGKTKTPSDELHRQWYTLITLAKVLGLEATPDEETITKDGLTDADIEALIQQRQDARKAKNFAESDRIRNELQAQGITLIDSPQGTRWHRN, encoded by the coding sequence ATGACCCTAACTATTTACAATACTCTCACACGTCGTCAAGAACCGTTTGAAACCGTAGAACCAGGCAAAGTTAAGATGTATTGCTGCGGTGTCACAGTTTATGACTACTGCCATTTGGGTCATGCACGTTCCTATATTGTGTGGGATACAATTCGCCGTTATTTAATCTGGCGTGGCTTTGCCGTCGCCTATATCCAGAATTTTACGGATATCGATGATAAAATTCTTAACCGAGCTAAAGAACAAGGTTCAACAATGGAAGCGGTATCTAACCGCTTTATTGATGCCTATTTTGAAGACATCCGGCGTTTAAATGTCATGGACGCGGATGAGTATCCCCGCGTGACTGAGCATATTCCCGAAATTCATCAACTGATTCAAATTCTCGAAGAAAAAGGTCTAGCCTACGCCGTTGGTGGTGATGTTTATTACCGTGTGGAAAAATTTCCTGCTTATGGCAAACTTTCCGGTAGAGAACTAGAGCAAATGCAAGCAGGTGCTAGCGGTCGGCTAGATGCAGAAGAATCAGAAGCGAAAAAGCAACACCCCTTTGATTTTGCTTTGTGGAAGGGAGCAAAACCTGGTGAACCTGCGTGGAGTTCACCGTGGGGTGAAGGTCGTCCAGGATGGCACATTGAATGCTCGGCGATGATTCGCTCTAGATTAGGAGAGACAATCGATATTCATGGCGGTGGTGGTGATTTAATTTTTCCCCACCATGAAAACGAAATTGCTCAGTCAGAAGCTGCTATTAATAAACCACTGGCGCGTTACTGGACACATAACGGCATGGTGATGGTGAATGGACAGAAAATGTCAAAGTCCCTGGGTAATTTCATCACCATTCGCGAATTATTAGATGGGACGGGAAATTGGCATGGTGAACCAGTCAACGCAATGGCGGTCAGATTATTTGTTTTACAGGCACACTACCGCAAACCCTTAGATTTTACTGAAGAAGCGATCGCCACTGCGGAAAATAGCTGGAAAACCCTCAAGGAAGGCTTACTTTTTGGTTCACAATACGGTGAGCAACTGGGATGGGGTGAACAAGCAGGGGAGCAGGGGAGCAGGGGAGCAGGGGGGAATTTGATGATTCCCGAACTCGTTACCCGTTTTCAAGAACTAGGGGATGATGACTTTAACTTCTCCGGTGGTTTAGCGGTGTTATTTGAACTAGCCAAAGAACTCCGCCGAGAAGGCAATATTTTGGTGCATGAAGGAAAAACCAAAACTCCCTCCGATGAACTTCACCGCCAATGGTACACCCTAATTACCTTGGCTAAAGTTTTGGGTTTGGAAGCAACACCAGATGAGGAAACCATAACAAAAGATGGTTTAACTGATGCCGACATTGAGGCTCTAATTCAGCAAAGACAAGACGCACGAAAAGCCAAAAACTTTGCCGAAAGCGATCGCATCCGCAACGAATTACAAGCTCAAGGTATAACTTTAATTGATAGCCCACAAGGTACACGTTGGCATAGAAATTAG
- a CDS encoding TldD/PmbA family protein — protein MWSELTKAIASFKIPADWIGIRVVKETAANHYVRDGLPQANGKSTTMGAMLEVLVNGCLGYAATNSLELPSLQAAAEIAYKQALAASEWWIYPFRVTERPKVVGEYNSPFLQPLDALCPGEINDLLVRICHTLKINDNIVQTSANVNTNQKESWFVSSNGSEVYQKFISLGTNYGAIAQDGAIVQQRSNNGWQAHCYQGGMELLHRENLWRQVQQIGEQAIELLTAAECPTTRTNLVLAPDQMMLQIHESVGHPLELDRILGDERNYAGGSFVKTSDFGTLVYGSPLMNITFDPTVEGEYASYGFDDTGVVATREYLIKDGVLQRGLGSLESQARAGVPGVACARASSWNRAPIDRMANLNLEPGNASFDEIISNIEHGVYMESNRSWSIDDRRYKFQFGCEYAKLIENGKLTKTLRNPNYRATTPEFWHSLIQVGNDSNWEMYGTPFCGKGEPNQAIWVGHGSPVCVFADVEVFGGGS, from the coding sequence ATGTGGTCTGAACTTACGAAAGCGATCGCTAGTTTTAAAATACCTGCTGATTGGATCGGTATCCGAGTTGTCAAGGAGACGGCTGCTAACCATTATGTCCGTGATGGTTTGCCGCAAGCTAACGGCAAATCTACGACAATGGGCGCAATGCTAGAGGTTTTAGTTAATGGCTGTCTGGGTTACGCCGCAACTAATTCTCTGGAGTTACCATCTTTACAAGCGGCGGCGGAAATAGCGTATAAACAAGCACTTGCTGCTAGTGAATGGTGGATTTATCCTTTCCGAGTTACGGAACGTCCCAAAGTTGTGGGTGAATATAACTCGCCATTTTTACAACCCCTGGATGCTTTATGTCCAGGAGAAATTAATGATTTGCTGGTGCGGATTTGTCACACTCTGAAAATAAACGACAACATTGTCCAAACTTCAGCTAACGTCAACACCAATCAAAAAGAGAGTTGGTTTGTCAGCAGTAATGGTTCTGAGGTATATCAAAAGTTTATTTCTTTGGGAACTAATTATGGAGCGATCGCTCAAGATGGGGCAATAGTCCAACAACGCAGCAATAACGGTTGGCAAGCACACTGTTATCAAGGCGGAATGGAACTGTTACACCGAGAGAATTTATGGCGACAGGTGCAGCAAATTGGCGAACAAGCGATAGAACTGTTAACCGCCGCAGAATGTCCTACCACTCGCACCAATTTAGTATTAGCCCCCGACCAAATGATGTTACAAATTCATGAAAGTGTCGGACATCCCCTAGAACTTGACCGCATTTTAGGAGATGAGCGAAACTACGCCGGCGGTAGTTTTGTCAAGACCAGTGATTTCGGTACACTAGTCTACGGCTCACCCTTGATGAATATTACCTTTGACCCCACCGTCGAGGGTGAATACGCTAGCTACGGCTTTGATGACACAGGCGTAGTGGCTACACGGGAATATTTAATCAAAGATGGCGTATTACAACGGGGTTTAGGTAGTTTAGAAAGTCAAGCTAGAGCAGGTGTTCCAGGAGTCGCCTGTGCGCGCGCATCCTCCTGGAATCGCGCTCCTATCGACCGTATGGCTAACCTGAATTTAGAGCCAGGTAACGCCAGTTTTGACGAGATCATTAGTAATATCGAACACGGCGTTTACATGGAATCTAACCGTTCTTGGTCAATCGATGATCGCCGTTATAAATTTCAATTTGGCTGTGAGTATGCCAAATTAATCGAAAATGGTAAACTTACCAAAACTCTCCGTAATCCTAACTACCGAGCCACAACCCCAGAGTTTTGGCACAGCTTAATCCAAGTTGGTAATGATTCCAACTGGGAAATGTACGGCACACCTTTTTGTGGAAAAGGCGAACCCAACCAAGCAATTTGGGTGGGACACGGCTCACCAGTGTGTGTATTTGCTGATGTCGAAGTTTTTGGCGGAGGAAGTTAG
- the psb28 gene encoding photosystem II reaction center protein Psb28, with product MAKIQFSRGLDEDVIPDVRLTRSRSGDTGTATFIFNNPKILDQATTEDITGMYLIDEEGELITREVKAKFINGKPESLEAVYLMKSSEEWDRFMRFMERYAEENDLGFSKS from the coding sequence ATGGCGAAAATCCAGTTTTCCAGGGGACTTGACGAAGACGTAATTCCAGATGTACGGTTGACGCGATCGCGCAGTGGTGACACTGGTACAGCAACGTTTATTTTTAATAATCCCAAGATTTTAGACCAAGCTACTACTGAAGATATTACTGGGATGTACTTAATTGATGAAGAGGGAGAACTGATTACTCGTGAGGTAAAAGCTAAGTTCATCAACGGTAAACCAGAAAGCTTAGAAGCTGTTTATTTGATGAAATCTAGCGAAGAATGGGATCGCTTTATGCGCTTTATGGAGCGATACGCCGAAGAAAATGATTTAGGATTTAGTAAGTCCTAA
- the dtd gene encoding D-aminoacyl-tRNA deacylase, with protein sequence MRVIVQRVKSSQVTVDGETIGKIGRGLNLLVGIADTDTDVELDWMARKCLELRLFPNTEDGDRWQKSVQEIGGDLLVVSQFTLYGDCRKGRRPSFDRSANPSQAEELYNSFVAKLRTSGLLVETGKFGAMMQVSVENDGPVTLILEKESMVNGQ encoded by the coding sequence ATGCGTGTAATTGTCCAGCGAGTGAAATCGTCTCAAGTGACTGTAGATGGTGAAACCATTGGCAAAATTGGCCGAGGCTTGAATTTACTCGTAGGTATTGCTGACACAGACACAGATGTAGAACTTGATTGGATGGCGCGTAAATGTCTAGAACTACGGCTATTTCCTAATACAGAAGACGGTGACAGGTGGCAAAAATCCGTACAAGAAATTGGTGGTGATTTATTAGTAGTGAGCCAATTTACCCTCTACGGCGACTGTCGCAAAGGTCGCCGTCCCTCCTTTGACCGTTCAGCCAACCCATCCCAAGCCGAAGAACTGTATAACAGTTTTGTAGCGAAGTTAAGAACTAGTGGCTTGCTAGTAGAAACAGGCAAATTCGGCGCAATGATGCAAGTGAGTGTTGAAAATGATGGGCCAGTAACTTTGATCTTGGAGAAAGAGTCAATGGTCAATGGTCAATAG
- a CDS encoding TldD/PmbA family protein — protein MKQEISHLEASFNQILETLLAKKAENEEFTIKLNCERSQFTRLNHAKVRQTGYVADGWVELTLMTNQRSSFRQFPFTGNWETDWQVAYHALLELRDELPVLPVDPYLVLPSGNNISHEVNIGNLLSADILVANILEEVKELDFTGIYAGGIVIRAYGDSSGQKHWFATDSFTLDYSLFIESGQAVKGIFAGSNWDATAYAAKISEGKKQLKLLSSTPKELPRGQYKTYFAPAAVADLLSMLSWGAVSEADIQQGNSALAVLSRQEKELSPLFNLKENFQRGLVPRFNELGEIADLETPIISNGILINTLINSRTAKEYEKIANGANSSETLRAPEISPGNLEYDQILPSLDTGLYVSNLHYLNWSDRPTGRITGMTRYACFWVENGEIVAPIENLRFDESLYRFWGENLIDFTNFQELIPEVGTYESRQLGGSLVPGMLVNDFTYTL, from the coding sequence ATGAAACAAGAAATATCCCATTTAGAAGCAAGTTTTAATCAAATATTAGAAACTCTATTGGCTAAAAAAGCAGAAAATGAGGAATTTACGATCAAATTGAACTGTGAACGCAGTCAATTTACTCGCTTAAATCATGCTAAAGTTCGGCAAACTGGTTATGTGGCTGATGGCTGGGTAGAATTAACCCTAATGACCAATCAGCGCAGCAGTTTTCGTCAATTTCCCTTTACTGGTAACTGGGAAACTGACTGGCAAGTAGCATATCATGCGTTACTAGAACTCAGGGATGAATTGCCTGTATTACCTGTTGATCCCTATTTGGTTTTACCATCAGGAAATAATATCAGTCATGAGGTTAATATAGGTAATTTATTGTCAGCAGATATATTAGTTGCCAATATTTTAGAAGAAGTTAAAGAATTAGATTTTACTGGTATATATGCTGGGGGAATTGTTATTAGAGCCTATGGGGATTCTAGTGGACAAAAACATTGGTTTGCTACTGATTCTTTTACGTTAGACTATTCTTTATTTATTGAATCTGGACAAGCGGTTAAAGGGATATTTGCTGGTAGTAATTGGGATGCAACAGCCTATGCTGCTAAAATTAGCGAAGGTAAAAAACAACTGAAATTACTATCTAGTACACCGAAGGAATTACCAAGGGGACAATACAAAACTTACTTTGCACCTGCGGCTGTCGCTGATTTATTAAGTATGCTCTCATGGGGGGCTGTAAGTGAAGCAGATATCCAACAAGGAAACAGTGCTTTAGCAGTTTTATCGCGTCAAGAAAAAGAATTATCTCCTTTATTTAATTTAAAAGAAAATTTTCAACGAGGATTAGTACCGCGATTTAATGAATTGGGAGAAATTGCTGACCTTGAAACCCCAATCATTAGTAATGGTATTTTAATCAATACTTTGATTAATTCTCGCACTGCAAAAGAATATGAAAAAATCGCTAACGGTGCTAATAGTTCCGAAACTTTACGTGCGCCAGAAATTAGTCCAGGTAATTTAGAATATGACCAAATTTTGCCTAGTTTAGATACAGGCTTGTATGTATCGAATTTGCATTACTTGAACTGGAGCGATCGCCCTACGGGTAGAATTACAGGTATGACTCGTTATGCTTGTTTTTGGGTGGAAAACGGGGAAATTGTCGCACCTATAGAAAACCTACGCTTTGATGAAAGCCTCTATCGCTTCTGGGGAGAGAATTTAATTGACTTTACCAACTTCCAAGAACTCATTCCTGAAGTCGGTACTTATGAAAGTCGTCAACTAGGCGGAAGTTTAGTTCCAGGAATGTTAGTCAATGATTTTACTTATACCTTGTAA
- a CDS encoding GTP-binding protein, with translation MQSAVTTNSQPMDAPKQGMPVTIITGFLGSGKTTLLNHILSNQQGLKTAVLVNEFGEIGIDNELIVSTDENMVELSNGCICCTINNDLVDAVYKVLEREEKLDYLVVETTGLADPLPVALTFLGTELRDLTRLDSIITVVDAANYSLDLFNSQAAYSQIAYGDVIILNKADLVDEATLEELERKINEVKEGARILRTTRSQVSLPLILSVGLFESDKYFDTVDEHAHDHHDHDHDHSTCGHDHHDHDHDHSNCGHDHHDHDHDHSNCGHDHHDHDHHHHHSNHLENDGFTSISFQSDQPLSIRKFQYFLDNQLPTNIFRAKGIMWFDESPKRHIFHLCGKRFTLDDDDWKGEPKNQLVLIGQNLDKETLLSQLENCLCLPSTNRGKGFGK, from the coding sequence ATGCAATCAGCAGTTACAACCAATTCTCAACCAATGGACGCTCCCAAGCAAGGAATGCCAGTAACAATTATTACTGGATTTCTTGGTAGTGGTAAAACCACCTTACTTAACCATATCCTCAGCAATCAACAGGGTTTAAAAACCGCCGTTTTAGTCAATGAATTTGGGGAAATCGGCATCGATAACGAGTTAATTGTTTCCACTGATGAGAACATGGTGGAACTGAGTAACGGTTGTATTTGCTGCACTATTAATAATGATTTAGTTGATGCCGTATATAAAGTTTTAGAACGGGAAGAAAAGCTAGATTATTTAGTTGTCGAAACTACAGGACTAGCTGATCCTCTACCAGTAGCTTTAACTTTTTTGGGTACAGAATTACGGGATTTAACTCGGCTAGATTCAATTATTACTGTCGTAGATGCAGCCAATTACAGTTTAGATTTATTTAACTCCCAAGCTGCTTACAGTCAAATTGCCTACGGTGATGTGATTATTTTGAACAAAGCAGATTTAGTTGATGAAGCTACATTAGAGGAATTAGAAAGAAAAATCAACGAAGTCAAAGAAGGAGCGAGGATTTTAAGAACAACGCGATCGCAAGTTTCTTTACCTTTAATCCTGAGTGTGGGACTGTTTGAATCTGACAAATATTTTGACACAGTTGATGAGCATGCTCACGACCATCATGATCATGACCATGATCATTCAACCTGCGGTCATGACCATCACGACCATGACCATGACCATTCAAACTGCGGTCACGACCATCACGACCATGACCATGACCATTCAAACTGCGGTCACGACCATCACGACCACGACCACCACCATCATCATTCAAACCACTTAGAAAATGATGGTTTTACTTCCATATCCTTCCAAAGTGATCAGCCTTTATCTATCCGTAAATTCCAATATTTTCTAGATAACCAGTTACCAACAAATATCTTCCGCGCCAAGGGGATCATGTGGTTTGATGAGAGTCCCAAACGTCACATTTTTCACCTGTGCGGTAAGCGTTTCACCTTAGATGATGATGACTGGAAAGGCGAACCCAAAAATCAATTAGTGCTGATTGGTCAAAATTTAGACAAGGAAACCTTACTTTCTCAATTAGAAAACTGTCTTTGTCTACCTTCCACCAACAGAGGTAAAGGTTTTGGGAAATAG